The genomic stretch CCGCCAAATTCGAAACCCAGCCATATATATATTATCTCAAAGGAAAAAAGCTTCCGAAAACTTGAGTTGTGAAGGATTTAGAGGTGTTTTATGAGTCTGCATTTTTTTACAACCACATTGATTTCATGTGTAAGATGGCCAACAAAACACTGGGATTCATCACTAGAACCACAAGAGGCATGAGGAACTCAGCAGCTCTGAGAGCATTATATTGCACCCTAGTCAGACAATCATTGGAGTATGAGAGTTAGGTTTGTTTCCCCTGCACTGCTTGTTCTGTGGACGGAATTGAGGTAGTACAAAGATGATTCATCATGCTTTTAGGTGTTTAACTAGGATTTCCATAACTCAAAGTATCTATCCACAACTTTGAACTGGAGCTTCCGATAACTTCCCAAAGCATTGTCTTGTTTCTCTACAAATTACTCAACGACATAATAATCTGCCCAGAACTATTGGCTGAGGTGGATAACAGGGTTGCCACAAGATCTAGTGACCTTCTCAGTCAACGCTGTTTAGTTACATTCTATGAATTTGATAGTCCCTTGGCAAGGATTCTTCGcttcagtatcaaaatggctaagGAGGCAGATTTCTCTGATAGCATCAGGCTGCTATTTTGGACTAGGCCTGCTGAACCATATTAACTCTTAAGTAGTACCTATAAAGGgttttgaattcttcattgtgATCATTTTTggtaattgtatttattgtacatagttgttatttattattgttctatttattactATGTTTATGAACATTCTGTTTGTAAATCATGTATTAGCACTGCCGTTgatatgagaaataaataaatgaattactgGTAATCGTGTCTTATCCAAATTTATTCAAACTTACTTGGGAACGTGTATTTTTCTGTAGGGAACGAGGATTACGGCACGACCAATTATTCTAGTACGGCAGTTTTTCTTCattgttaagaattttaaaattttatgtatatgttattGCTATTAATTGTCCAGGATGAGAATCTAAACTCTACCATAAAATTAATTCTGGTCAATCATAACCTAAAAAGACTACTGTACTGATAATGTTGTGATGGTTTCCACAATTCCACTTTCcattattgtttatgtgtaaatGTAACTGTTTTTCTACCCGCATAATTACAGGTTTTATTTGTTTACCATGATGCCTCATTGTTCTCtctataatatatatgaaaattacaacCGAAAGGTGACAAAATGTTATACCAAATTCAAACCAATTAGTACTATCTGAAAACGAGTTCTGACGCTATAAAGGACTGAAAAGGTGATTTCCCTGGTCCTCCAGCAAAAAGTAGAACGTTTACCATTTACAAATTGGAAAACGTGTTTCTCACCGTTTATGGAATCGTCTATGCTTTACATCATTAAAGTAGACTCCAACTTCAAAACCCATATTCCAATGAGACTTCCATGTTCTATTGTTTGTGTTTTAGATGACCAATGTATTATATACTTTCATTCAACTTTCAGTATGGAACGTTCATAAGCCATGTCATCCAAATAGTGTCAGCGGTACTAGCCGTCCTGAAAAAACATTAACTCCCTGTGCAACGCTcctttacatattaaattaataatttctaacaattacttacttatacattataataatatacttataataataccttgaacaataaattgttaaataaacttcagcattatgaaagtaataaatgTGAAGTAACAACGCATTGattagtaacaatattattattaaactgcaagtttatttatttatgtaaattgataATGTAGTCATTTGACTCCTGTGTATTTTTATTCACATTGATTACCTTACTTGATTTATTGTACGATAGTGACTTCAGGCAACGCTGATCTATGCCGGAGTTGAACTACCTTTCTCGTCACTTGACAACTTGGCCGAAGATCCAGACAGCTGAATAATAAACGGTGTCATATCATACTAACGAATTTATCAATTATAccaattttaattgttagtttttttaacttataatcaATTGTGATGATTATCTTGTTTGATTTATTGTACGGTAGTGACTTCAGGCAACGCTGATTTGTAACGGAGTTGAGCCACTTTCCATGTCACTTGGCAACTTGGCCGAAGATCCAGCCAGCTGAATAATTAACGGTTTCATGTCATACTAACAAATTTATCAATTATACTAGTTATAATTTTCAGTACCTAtttgaacttattaattatttgtagatttattttttctattccAATCTTAACTTACACGAGTTTTCGTCGTGTGTACCTATATTTTCCCTTTtacatgtttgtaaaaaatttatttttgtattacatttttatcgtGATGAAAGCATTTCAGATGGAAAGACGCTTTTGAATATTAGTGTTTTGTTACGTACAAAAAAGCAGTAACATCTATGTAAGTGACTTCACGCGAGTCGCAAGTTGCTTACATTATAGTTGATGCAACCCACATGACACTAAACACGATGTTCCAAATAATTATTTGGTATTAACATAGTAAACCCAATTAAGAGCAAATATATTTTCCGTCTGATCTGTAATACTTAGTGAACGTAAAATCAACTATAGTAGTTAAATAGTTACagactatatatattttactgtgaaATAGGTATGTAGAGTGAGAAACTTtacataaatattgaatcattATTGCATCAGAAAATAATCACTTTTCTAGAGTggaaataattgattaaaatgaGAGAAATTTATGTATAATGCTTAATTcagcaattatttattaaaataaatatataaaatgaaatattgtattactCATAGTTGTTTTaagctaaatattaaaaaatatcgatACATTTCAATCGCACATATCAACATGTTCGGTTCCATTAGATTGATTtagttttgaagtgttttttccCTGTGTCAGCTGATTTCTTCTGATTGTTCTGCTAGCGTCAACAGCCAATTCATTTGTCGTCTGCAGCAGTGTCATAGTGTGATGGTTGTGTTGGTGTAAGAAATAGCCTATTTATACGTTGACACAGGCTAGTTTGAttgaataataaatctaaattaaaaagcCTAAGCTGATGGACTTGTTACATAAATGTGTTTAATACAATTTCTTTAGGCCTTTTTGGAGTTGTTTATATGTTGTGTTTATAATCTGTGTTGGACACAACTATATGTGactagtataattaattacaatctCAATATATGGTTAGGGCTATAGATCTATcagtttgaatataaataaatttcggCTTTTTTACCTTTATCATGAATTTTGGTGGAACAGTTCATCTCAATCGCATGGGAGTATGTGTTGTATTTGTTTGCTTTCTTATAGTTGCTTTATACATGATTAGAGATGTAGAAGATTCGGAAACAAAGAAACTTCCAACAATTAATGTAAGGCAGGTATTAATCGCTGCAATCGAACTTGCACAGAAAGGTGGTGAACAAGTGGTGAAAGCCAGAAAACAAGCAGATTTGGTGGTGCACAGCAAGGGTAAAACTAAAGAAGGTGCCAATAATCCAGTTACAGAAGCGGATTACAATTCACACTGCGTTATGTATTTTGGATTAAAGAAAGCTTTTCCGTCTTTACAGGTATGTCTAGATATAACATATTTAACCTGTAATGGATGATATTAGAAATCAAACAAGcatacaattcaaaaatttatgtGATAACCTAATCTTAATGTCAATTAATTTgcattagtttaatttaaagaaCTTTCCACTATgaaaggtaattttaaattattttatcatcttGTAATGGTATTGATAACATTGCGTTGATAATTGATAACTTTAGCAGGCTACACACACACATTATCTACAGTACCTCTTCCACCAATCATGTAAAATGAAACTTGGTTTTAGTGTTATTTAACAACCAAAGTAGCTTGTAAATATTCAATGTTGATTTTTCAACATCTATAATAATGAGGAAGGTAATAGATTTTGGTAATGGGTGCCTTTAAATAATCGATAAGTATATTACcaaatattgtaatgaataacTGTAATATTGATTGTCATGAAcctatttgaaacaaatttttaaataacaaatggcTATATATGTTGTGCTATTTGAACATCGATTTCAAAAGTTTAATATGTCCGAACAACAAAAGAGATATTAAATTCTAGAATTCATTTTGGAGCCAAATCTGTGGAAAGCACAGAGtataattatttcagtgttcCCAAAATGTCATCTCTTCCTACCACAAATACTATTACTCACACAATTAAtggatttattgttattaataaattttgctAAATATCCCACGGTATTCCATTAGCAGATAGTAATTGCTTCAGCTCTCAAAATATTACACCTACATTGTTTATAGCTCAATAATATAGGTTCTAACCTTgtgaatctttaaaaaatgtatatagactAAGCTGTTATTCCAAGTTTAGcgttaattgtaaattataaatagaatgaTTTCTAAATAGATTTTGCCCTGTCAAATATTTGatcatatatatttaatcaagTAGCTCAATCTTGAGACAAGTGTTATACAGCCCATAGCCTGGCGACAGACTTGGCTCCAAAACTTCGCTTCACTTCAAAGTTGCTTATTACCTGCATCGAGTTGGCATCAGcataattaaacttataacaGTAGTCTTAAGAGCAAATATGTTACgagtaaaaataagtatttttcgatattaattttttatgtcttaaCCCCTTGAAAGCCAAGCCATAAATTCTGTTTTTTGTCTAAACACCTCAGCCATTAACCCTCCAAGCGTCCATTAACGCAATTTGCGTCTACTCAATGTTTACTAAGTGCAATAGACGCAAATCACATTGATAATCTTACGCTGCTTAAATTCACTTTACCGGTGCTATTACCAGTCAAACCGCATTAAAAAACTATACTGTTTATCATAGAAGCTTGTAAGTTTTTATTCCTGTTTATCTGTGTAGATCTAGTGACATaagagacatttaaaaaaaattgatgtcAGTGATTTTTTTGAATTGAAGTGGAAGcaggaaaaaaatgttaatttactaATGTAAACGTTTTATCATTATACATTTCTGTTTTTAGGGCTAAATTTGCTACAATAAGGCTATTTTAAATCgttcatatttatttcataatatttcaaaaatatagatactttgtttttttactaaacaaaaacgtttttgtagcagttaatgtaaaaaaaatattttttaatttcactccAACACAGTCAGATTCTTACAGTTCTTTGCAAAAAATGGTATATAAcactttgtatataaattatgattaacatttttcataaattttacaagaaaagcCTGCAAAATCCCACAGAACAGGTGTGTATTCAACAAAATATGATAGACCCTCAGATGATTAAATCCAGATTACTTGCTAAAAAAGACAGCTCCCAAATGCCACTTTTGGTACACTCCTACAAACACTGGTGTTACTCATCTATAAATAGTAGTTActtaatgatttttgttttgtttgactcagtattgtattttaaaagcataaaagtatttatataataatgaaacttattttttttctttaaatgtattagtattttttcattttttgtaattgattttcaAGTAGATTGTTATAGTAGAATTACTGTAgaagaaatatttcaaagaaaccattattatttttattaccattattattcttaaataccttcagaaataaagtttttggaaaatgttttttccaAGTACGTTACTGCCTTCTGAATTGcatcttattaataaaaaaaaagtttaaataattgtaacaaccCTAAAGGATGtctatttatgtttaatttgatattatattaaaaactaaaaataaaaaagtaaaggaaTATTGTAATCAAATGAAAAGTGCTGATATATACGTGCAATGCCGTTTTTGGAACTGATTTTGCGGTGCCGATATTCCGTCTCAAGGgcgttttagaaatataattccaGAGTTAGTATATCAGTCCATATCTGTTAAAGGATTAAgaaatgtatagtttttgtaattttttatacttttgatttTGTATTCTTATCAGCAATACTTTTTCTGGAACTTCAACTAACCCCTAAGTGCTAACCAACTGTCAcataccaattaaaaataatatttttgactcttggtaataaaaataaatcactgtattgaaacaaaaaaatgtttaaaagcacATTATATGAGCAAAATTCCTGAATATTATGGTGCAACATACAGATTATATCAGAAGAGGAGTTATTGGAAAGCAAGTGTGGGCAGTTGTCCTCGCCCAAGCTGACAATGCAGCCTGACTCTGAGCCGGGACTGGACAGCTTGGTGGATGAAGAGTTGCCTGTGAGAGACCTCGCAGTCTGGATTGATCCTCTGGATGCAACCCAGGAGTTTACAGGTATTATGCTGTAATCCTTAGTTGGCTTGGAAATCTACATCTTTATAAGCAAACACCAATCACCCATTGACCAATGTATCTCAAGAATGGCAGTGCTTTTATGGCATGCATGAAGCTGGAGTATTACACTCATATGCTGTAAATGTGCAAAAATTgggctttaaaatatattgcaaaatctAAAGGATTTCAGTCACTCAGCCTTAATCTTCTAGCTTGTTTTGTATATGTCCCTAGTATATAAAAAGTTCAGTTATATGTCTAGAAGTTTTTCTTCTCTCAGTATCAAAGCCATTACATTATTTCTCCCAAATAGTCTATGAACAGCTCTGGTTGTCGTAGTCAGTGGATGTTCTTAGCTAAAGTGATATTTTAGCTAACCTCAGCCCTCTCacgtttacaattttttactaacACTAAGAGGACACCAACAGGCTTGTAGACTATCTCTTAAATCTAAAGCCTGATCCTTTCTTGGTATTGTCAGTTCTTTGATGTTTTCatggcaaaatataaaaataaattttcgttTACATATTCCTCAAGAATTAGAAAGTTGTCATACATGGTATTTTTTGTAAcatgataaaagtttaaaaaaatttaaattattcttcttCCCAGAAATTGTAGATGCCGAATTGTAGTCCCTAGGTTGTAGTATGAGTCccgaatatatttaatttcctcTTCAGTTAGATGGAGGACAGTTGATAAGGTTGCAATGACCACCATAGATTCTGTGTGCCCTACCTGATTGTCTGTTGTGCGCAGAAAACCTGCTAGATTACGTGACTACTATGGTGTGCGTGGCTCACAAGGGCAGGCCTCTCATGGGGGTGATTCACAAACCCTTTGGAGACCCACCACACACCACCTGGGCCTGGCTTCACCACGGCATGTCTCCGGATTTGATCTCCTACAAGAGTGTAAGTTGGTCATTTATAAATTCATTCATCTTCTGTTCCATGTTATAATGTGtctttatatgtgttttattgcaTGGAATACCTACAAAATAGCTTTTTATATCATGAAATCTCTAGCTTCATATATctataaagcattatttttaggtgtttttattTAGTCTTCCAGTCCATTCCATTTCATTTTGAAATGTGCACTAAAAAGACTATTTCTGCATTCTGGTAGTGGCAAAACGTGAAGGGATAGAGGGTCACAGATATTTGCCAATGTTGTGTAACATATGTTATCATCATAGGATTGCTTAAATTAATAACGGactgaatatttaacatttataaattcaaaatataatgaaagaggtaaaaactgtgtaaatttaatttgtaagtcTTAAAACatgagtttattattaatttaaaataagttttcaatagGATATATAAGCAACAAGGATAAACAGGATTGCCGTAGATTACAATGGGACTATCTGATGGGAAGGAGGGGTGACCGTACACAGGTCAAAATGTCTGCCTTTAATCCGTAGACAACACTGCCTCTGCATCTTCAATAGACAATCAAAACAACCACTGGTCaccttttcttttgaaaataaataaatgttgaaatttcattaaaaatataaaaactgtttactgaTATTTGTAAAAAGCACGTGAATTAGGTTGTATGAGTTGGTGTTTGAAAAAGATTTAGTTTATTGCAGAGATAGAATTCCTGTAGATATAGAATAATGTGCGTGTTGAGGTTTTTCAAACATATCATATAAATTCTTATACATgtggattaaaataaattttatagtaagttgtattattgtaaaagATTTAGTTTCTTATACTAAAATGTAAGTTAGAAATCTATGTCATgttttaaaagctacttttaaaattgattttgaactGTGAACAGAGGATCAAGATTAGATTTGTAAGCTGCCCCACAAGACATGATCTCAAAAGCAAAAAGAGATTTATGTAGATATGTAGAAAAGAACTGACGTTCTTATTTACCACAGTGAACTGAGGGCCCTATATATTTGTATCATTTCAAGATAACATAATGGGTTGCTGTTAAAACTAGTTGCcctcaaaaatattataaggGCAAGTAAAATACttgttaacataataatattgtgtaatacctcaataataatatgtaataataataataatattgattaaagaAGTAAAATGATAAAAGTTTGAGGTTTCTAAGTCAATCTCAACTGACTTGAAGTTTTAGCATCGGATAATGCAACAACCTACAAAATGGTTGCTTGGTTGCCACTTCTAGAGTTAAGGAAATTGCAAATTCCTTATCCTTCATTAAATTATCTGgttcaaaatattgttaatcCAAAAACAAGGATTGTTTTggactaattttgaaatttttgttagctTTTGCTATGTTACAtaccaaatgaaataaaaatgtttcaacctTTTATTACTATGTACTTTAATTAGATTTATGAATACTGATAGATAATCTATGTCATTGAATGAGAAAATATCTAAAACACTACTGCTTTGAAATGTTCATATCAATCTattacagattaaaatattaaatagtgtgttaaatactattttcgttaaatatgtaataaaaataaatccatgGGTGTGAAatgcactggaaatatttttatggtttttgtggtacataaaaaaatatactcgtatgtagtataatattagaattttagtTGGTTATAGTTgctatcaaattaataaattatttgtacccaaaaatttatataaattttaaatatttttcaaattttaatcccAAAATTTCCGTAACTTATTGTAAAAACAAAGGGTCTGGGTCCTTTTGTTTTGGCAGCCTCCCCCTCCATGTGGCAGGCCTGGTAACACTATAAGTTAACATATTTTACTTGTGCTATAAAATCCCAAAAAATGatatcaatttaatttctaaatttacaaaaatcttgtatttgtcaataaataattgaaaccgtATTTGTCTTGTAGACTACTGTATTGATGTTGTAGGCTGGTGGTGAAACTGCAGTGATAGTATCTCG from Homalodisca vitripennis isolate AUS2020 chromosome 2, UT_GWSS_2.1, whole genome shotgun sequence encodes the following:
- the LOC124353687 gene encoding putative inositol monophosphatase 3; this encodes MNFGGTVHLNRMGVCVVFVCFLIVALYMIRDVEDSETKKLPTINVRQVLIAAIELAQKGGEQVVKARKQADLVVHSKGKTKEGANNPVTEADYNSHCVMYFGLKKAFPSLQIISEEELLESKCGQLSSPKLTMQPDSEPGLDSLVDEELPVRDLAVWIDPLDATQEFTENLLDYVTTMVCVAHKGRPLMGVIHKPFGDPPHTTWAWLHHGMSPDLISYKSAGGETAVIVSRSHSGSIVETVHRALGSDVPIIKAGGAGYKVLQVVGGNASAYVHTTAIKKWDLCAGDAILSAVGGTMTTITNEEISYAGTSDPVNTNGVLATADKHQTYAVKFHKALEKDLHL